Below is a window of Agrobacterium vitis DNA.
GCATCGCCATGCTCGGTAGATTGCGCAACGATCTCGATGGCTGTATCGGCTGCGGTTGCCTTTCGATGACGCATTGCAACATCTTCAATCCCCAGGATATGGCGGGCGAGCGCGGCGAGGGGGCTGTATTTCTTCTCGATTCTGATAGGAACGAAGGGGGAAACCCTGCAGATTCCACAGAGTTGCCATAATTGGGCAACTCTTCATTAACAATATTGGGCAAGATGAAGGCGTTGCACAATTTCCTGCCCCATTTTGGGTCTAATGCCAGCACGTCCTCGTGCCGGTTCCGTGAAGTGTTCGAGGTCGTTTTCGTGAATTTGCCGATGAATTTGCCCAAGTATTTGCAGTGTAACCAGTCTGGAGGCCGAATGAGCAGGACCCTGATCGCGCTATCGTTGTTTGTGTCGATCAGCATGATGGCCAGCCCGGTTCTTGCAGGCAGCGCCCAGCTTCTGCTGGATGCACGCACCGGTCGGGTGATTGCCTCGGAAAATGCGGATATGCCCAACCATCCGGCATCGTTGACCAAAATGATGACCATTTATATGGTTTTCGATGCGATCCGCCGTGGCACGTTGAGCTGGGATAGCCCCGTGCCGTTTTCCAAATACGCCTCATCACGTCCGCCCACCAAGCTTCGCCTCAAGCCGGGTGAAGAAATTACCGTGCGCGAGGCGGTGCTGGGCATGGTAACCCTGTCAGCCAATGACGCCGCCGCCGCAATGGCCGAAAAGCTTGGTGGGACGGAAGAGAATTTCGCGGCGATGATGACGGCCAAGGCCCGCCAGCTCGGCATGCCCAATACCACATTCGTCAATGCGTCCGGCCTTCCCGACGATCGGCAGATCACCACCGCCCGCGACATGTCCACCCTCGGCGTAGCACTCCTGCGTGACTTTCCCCGCGACTACGCGCTGTTTTCCACCCGCAGCTTTGCCTTTCGTGGCCGGACCATCAACGGTCATAACAATCTCATGTACCGCTACAAGGGCATGGACGGCATCAAGACCGGTTATACCAATGCATCCGGCTATAACCTGGTCAGCGCCGTGGCCGATGGAAAGCGCCGGGTGATCGGCGTGATCATGGGCGGCCGCAGCGGCGCCAGCCGTGATAATCTGATGGCGCAACTGATCACCAAGAATATCGGCAAGGCCTCCGACGGCAATTCGCTGATCGCCAGCGCCGCTCCCACCGCTCCCATTGTCATTGCCCAGACCACTGGCAGCATTCCCCTGCCGCTCGACCGCAGCACCCCAATCGACCGCAGAGAGGTCGCCTCGGTCAGCGCGCAGGCCGATGCGCCGGTTCTTGGTTCCCGTTTTGGCAATGCTTATGCCGGTGGTGGCGCCAACAATGCCGCCGCAGCCACGGAAGCCCTGATTGCGGGTGCCCATCCGCGTCCCCTGAAGCCCATTCCGCTGCATCGTGACGGAACCTGGCAGATCCAGATCGCGGCTGCCGCCAGCGCCGAGGAAGCCATGAGCCTGCTGCAAATGGTCCGCGACAAGATCGGTGGACCGCTGGCCGACCGCGATATCTATACCGAAGCCGTCACCCGCAATGGTGCCACCGTGTACCGCGCTCGCTTCACCGGCTTTCCCAACAAAGACGATGCTCAAAGCGCCTGTGAGCGACTGGTAAAAAGTAGCTATGATTGCGTGCTGATGCCGGCCCGCGGCTAAGCGTTTCCAACGACTGCTGCAATCTCCTATCCGTATCCGTCGTGCCGTCTATCTTATCGATAGGCGGCACTATCATTTTGCAGAGGCTGGATAGGTTTCGATTATTCTCCCATCAGCATTTTCGATGCCTTGCTATAGATGAACGGCGCCCGAATGTTCTGTCGAGTTTCGGGGCCATATCCTAGGCTGTCCAATCTTCCTTAGGCTCTGTTTTCCACTCTCGACAATCTTGCGGAATCGCGCGATAAAGTCAAGAACAAACGGAGAACAATATGCTGTCTGATCTGATGGAGCGTTTTGAAAAGGCGTCGGCTACCTATGCAGCGGCCAATGGTGTCGAACGCGACGAGACCTGGTTCCTGCTGAAATTACTGGAGGAAGCGGGGGAGCTGGTTCAAGCGTCAAACCGCGTCAGCGGTCGCGGTCGCCAGAAGGGCATGAGCGAAGACGAATTGCGCCAACTGCTTGCCGATGAAACTGCTGATCTTTTCGGGCATGTTCTACTTTTTGCCCGTCATCACCGACTGGATCTGGAAAGCGCGATCCGGCGGAAGTGGCGGTTTGATCCCGAGGTTGCGGCAGCGGAATGAAAATCCGCCCCGCGCCTTACCTTGCCAGTTGCGAAGATCTCAAAGCTTCAATGTATTTGAGACCTTAGCCTTGGTATCAGAGTCTGCGAAGCGTAAAGGGCGCACCGAAGAAATGTAGCCACATGCGCTCCAGGATGTAGCCATGCGCCACTACGGGTGCCGTGGCGAAATCATAGAGCCTTGCATAGCTATCGGGTGAAACGGCTGTGACCAGATCGTTGCGAACCGCGAAAATTGCACCATAGGAAAACGTCCCCAGCAGATGCTTTTCGGCTTCGTCGGCAATGTGGTCCATGCGGCAGCGACGCAACATATGCGCGGCGATATTGATGTAAGCTTCCATACCGCCGTTCAGAAGGCGGTAGACTGTGCCCATGCCGAGGGCGCCATTGTCGATAAAGTCGACCGGACCCCAGGTGTAAAGCGAGAAATATTCCTCGCGAACCCGTGGGCCGCCCCGCAGCTTCGGGCGATAGGCATCCAGAAATTTTTGCGGCGGTACGTTTTTCTCTTCGACCCATGCCCAGGAGAGCGTCTGGATTTTTTCCCAGTCGGTCCAATTGTTCAGCAATTGGATGAAGTCAGGGCTGTGCGTGAAGGGGTCACCTTGAGCAAAGACCGTAAAATCGTGATTGCGCTGGCGCTGACCCATCATGTGATGGATATAGGTCTCAGATTCCCGCCCGACATTGGGGCGCGCAATGATATGATTGGCACGCTCAAGCACCTGCGGCGATGTGATCTCCTCGCCCTTGTTATAGATAAAAATCTCGAAATTGCTGGGGACCTGCGCGATCCATTCCAACTCTTCCGCATAACGGGCAATGACGAGTGTGTGCACCTGTGAACTCCTGGCAAGATACGGACGCAGTTTGCACCGCGCGATAACCCGATGGCATGCCGTAGGTCTAAGGCCAGAAGCTTGTCTGTGGCTTGAAGATTATGCGGAGTATCTGAAGTGCGGAACGCTACCAGAGTTATAGTATTTGGCGTTCCGAAAGCGCGTTATGCAAAAAAGCCGCAGCATTGGTGCAGATCAT
It encodes the following:
- a CDS encoding MazG nucleotide pyrophosphohydrolase domain-containing protein, whose protein sequence is MLSDLMERFEKASATYAAANGVERDETWFLLKLLEEAGELVQASNRVSGRGRQKGMSEDELRQLLADETADLFGHVLLFARHHRLDLESAIRRKWRFDPEVAAAE
- a CDS encoding D-alanyl-D-alanine carboxypeptidase, translated to MSRTLIALSLFVSISMMASPVLAGSAQLLLDARTGRVIASENADMPNHPASLTKMMTIYMVFDAIRRGTLSWDSPVPFSKYASSRPPTKLRLKPGEEITVREAVLGMVTLSANDAAAAMAEKLGGTEENFAAMMTAKARQLGMPNTTFVNASGLPDDRQITTARDMSTLGVALLRDFPRDYALFSTRSFAFRGRTINGHNNLMYRYKGMDGIKTGYTNASGYNLVSAVADGKRRVIGVIMGGRSGASRDNLMAQLITKNIGKASDGNSLIASAAPTAPIVIAQTTGSIPLPLDRSTPIDRREVASVSAQADAPVLGSRFGNAYAGGGANNAAAATEALIAGAHPRPLKPIPLHRDGTWQIQIAAAASAEEAMSLLQMVRDKIGGPLADRDIYTEAVTRNGATVYRARFTGFPNKDDAQSACERLVKSSYDCVLMPARG